Proteins from a genomic interval of Antedon mediterranea chromosome 5, ecAntMedi1.1, whole genome shotgun sequence:
- the LOC140048675 gene encoding uncharacterized protein, which yields MTNLLIFATLFALSRVDAHDMGDNPHMQSEFDKDEGTYTYILKVPVDKEESKCQCEDEIKQLQEQLDALELRFEKVLGKLNSVTLEESLDRDGGGGNFTDELSPSERVIINADKIENNDLSQNGSRVEGPDNLFSGLDADSNSTGLESHRGMVRSRGDAPENVVNMLNLEDPNDEKIEPPGSITVNENDIKANGQAEGSDETLDSEEGLTVELSPDNIRPAKTVEESVVKVNDDKKPAVVIDKQDIDDPCTGGCACFKYTSETGVYAIKKPKKIKKKSTHMKVYCDMSTDSGGWTVIQRRFDGTENFFRSWAHYARGFGNKNSEFWIGNNFIHALTSNGKYELRIEFEDWEGQQGFAHYDSFRILDEESKYRLLLGKFVGGNRGDSMSYHNNTMFTTKDQDNDWFFGNCAVLRKSGFWFKECNHANPNGLWIGKGDGSGKNGAIITWGSWGTYGYKYCMRSFKMMVRPTRFR from the exons ATGACAAACTTACTGATTTTTGCCACTCTGTTTGCCCTATCACGCGTTGATGCGCATGATATGGGAGATAATCCGCACATGCAATCAGAATTTGATAAGGATGAAGGaacatatacatacatactAAAAGTGCCAGTAGATAAGGAAGAG TCAAAGTGTCAATGCGAAGATGAAATTAAACAGCTACAAGAACAACTGGATGCACTTGAGCTACGCTTCGAAAAGGTTCTCG GTAAATTGAATTCGGTAACACTTGAGGAAAGTTTGGACCGTGATGGTGGTG GTGGAAACTTTACTGATGAACTCTCACCATCAGAAAGGGTGATAATAAACGCAGACAAGATCGAAAATAATGATTTGTCTCAAAATGGCAGTCGAGTTGAAGGTCCTGATAATCTATTCAGTGGATTGGATGCTGATTCAAATAGTACTGGACTTGAAAGTCATCGCGGTATGGTTCGTAGTAGAGGAGATGCACCCGAAAATGTTGTGAATATGCTAAATCTCGAAGATCCAAACGATGAAAAGATTGAGCCTCCAGGTTCAATAACTGTGAACGAAAACGATATCAAAGCAAACGGTCAAGCAGAAGGAAGCGATGAAACCCTGGACAGTGAAGAGGGGTTGACCGTAGAACTGTCTCCAGACAACATCAGGCCAGCTAAAACGGTAGAAGAAAGCGTCGTAAAGGTGAACGATGATAAGAAACCAGCAGTAGTTATTGATAAACAAGACATAGATGATCCGTGTACTGGTGGATGTGCTTGTTTCAAATACACGTCTGAGACGGGTGTGTATGCCATCAAAAAACCTAAAAAGATTAAAAAGAAATCAACTCACATGAAGGTGTACTGCGATATGTCAACCGACAGTGGTGGGTGGACAGTCATTCAAAGACGATTT GATGGTACAGAAAATTTCTTCCGCTCATGGGCTCATTATGCTAGAGGGTTTGGAAATAAAAATAGCGAATTTTGGATTGGGAATAACTTTATACATGCATTAACAAGTAATGGAAAGTACGAACTTCGTATAG AATTTGAGGACTGGGAGGGTCAACAAGGTTTTGCCCATTATGACAGTTTCCGAATCTTGGACGAAGAGAGCAAGTACCGTTTGTTGCTTGGTAAATTTGTTGGCGGCAACAGAGGAGATTCAATGTCCTATCATAATAACACCATGTTTACAACTAAG GATCAGGATAATGACTGGTTCTTTGGTAACTGCGCAGTTCTCAGAAAAAGTGGTTTCTGGTTCAAGGAATGTAACCATGCTAATCCAAATGGACTATGGATAGGAAAGGGCGATGGATCAGGAAAGAATGGGGCCATCATTACATGGGGTAGTTGGGGAACGTACGGATATAAATATTGCATGAGAAGTTTCAAAATGATGGTCAGACCAACACGTTTTAGATAA
- the LOC140049376 gene encoding pseudouridine-5'-phosphatase-like: MSALQRPKISHVIFDMDGLLIDTERLYTIVFEELCSEYGKAYTWEIKEQSMGRKPGEGAKIAIDSLQLPLTVEEFLTKAKEKQRNVFPQCSLMPGAEKLVRHLHQSNIPIAVSTGSASKIYDVKTTNHKELFKLFHHIVCCGDDSEVKEGKPHPAAYTVALQRFEAPIPKPEQVLVFEDAPNGVKSARAAGMHVIIVPDDRLDESKSKDAQMRLKSLEDFVPEEWGLPAYDS, translated from the exons ATGTCTGCTCTTCAGAGGCCTAAAATAAGTCATGTCATATTTGATATGGATGGTTTGTTAATTG ATACAGAACGTTTGTATACAATAGTTTTTGAAGAACTCTGTTCTGAATATGGTAAAGCTTACACATGGGAAATTAAAGAGCAAAGTATGGGTCGGAAGCCTGGAGAGGGCGCTAAGATAGCTATTGATTCATTACAGTTGCCGTTGACAGTTGAAGAATTTCTTACAAAAGCTAAAGAAAAGCAAAGGAATGTTTTTCCACAGTGTTCACTTATGCCTG GAGCTGAGAAACTTGTAAGACATCTACATCAAAGCAATATACCAATTGCAGTATCGACTGGCTCTGCATCAAAGATTTATGATGTAAAGACAACAAACCATAAGGAATTGTTTAAGCTGTTTCATCATATAGTGTGCTGTGGTGATGATTCTGAGGTGAAGGAAGGCAAACCACATCCAGCTGCTTATACTGTTGCTCTACAGCGATTTGAAGCACCAATCCCAAAGccagaacag GTACTTGTATTTGAAGATGCACCAAATGGTGTCAAGTCAGCAAGAGCTGCAGGGATGCATGTGATCATTGTTCCGGATGATCGATTAGATGAATCAAAGTCAAAGGATGCACAAATGCGCTTGAAAAGTCTTGAGGATTTTGTGCCAGAAGAATGGGGCTTGCCTGCATATGACAGTTGA